CTGTGGTTATCCCCTGAAAAATTGCATAGACGGAGTTCAAAGCGACCAAGGTGAGGTAGGCTTTTGTGAGGAAATTGATTTTGTCGAGATCTTTCAGAGCCACTGCAAGAAGTGTGAAGAGCAGAACAAATCCGGGCCACATGAACATGTTAAAACCGCCGTTTGTCTTCGCCAGACTGTTGAAAAAGGAGGGGAGCATGAAACTTACGAAAACAACGGTTATGACAAAAAACGGAGTTTTAAGTTCATCGAGGCTGAATCCTTTATTCAGTACAACAAAAACAAGAAGGAGATATGGAATTACAAGGAAAGAGAGGCTGTATAGAAAAACGGGATTAATGTCGATGAAGAGAGAGCCAACAAAAATTACAAGTGCGAGTCTGAAATTCAGAAAACCGAGGAGGAGGAAGGGGAGACCTAGGAGGATCACCTGGGTGGTTCGCTTTTCACCAAAATCACCGAGTAAAAAAGTAAGCGGAAGAACAAGCAGAAGGACAAAACCGGTCAGAAAAAAGTTATTCCTGAGGTCCCGCCCGAATTCCGGTGAAGTGCCTGCTTTAATCTTCTTTTCTCCTGATCGACAAGATATTCCGGAGCACAAATTTTACTTTTGGATCGGACACATTACCCGCAACTTCCTTCATTACAAGACCAAAAGCAATAATACCCGTGGCAAAAAGGGAAATCAAAATGGCATAGACCATCCTCGGGGGATACACTTTTTTATCCGAGGGAACCGCTTTGTCGATTGAGAGAATTACAGGAATTTCCTTTTGCTCATCGAATTTTGCCTGCTCATAAACAGGGAGAAGAAACTCGATCATCTCGGAGTTGATCTTTACATCTCTGTAAAGCCTGAAATACTCAATCGCTTTTGTGGGGAGTGAACCCATCGGAATCAGAACTGACTTCCCGTTCTTTCCGTTTTTGATGTCATTTACTTTTTTCTCGAGGGAGGCAAGTGCATCTTTAAGGTTTTTAACAGAAGGAGTGTTTTCACCCAGCATTTTCTCGGCTGTTTCATATTCAACCTGTTTTCTTGCAAGCTCCATTTCGAGATCTGCAAATGCGGTCACGCTCGCTTTTACCTGCTGCTCAGCTTCAAAGACACCATTTTTTTTCTGGTATTCTTCAAGTCTGTCTTCGGCATCTTTAAGTTCGGCAACCACTTCTTTGTATCTTTTTTCGAGGAAAATTCTGTTGTCCTTGGTTTTCCGGGTATTGATTTCGAGGACTTTTTTGTTCAGAACATCAACTATATAATTTGCTATATCCGCTGCTTTTTTGGGACTTTTATTCCTTACAGCAACTGAAACCGAGAGATCATCGTTGTTTACTACAGTAATATCTTCGATCACCCTTTTGAGCACATCGGCGAAGTACTTCTGGTCATACTCCTTTCGAAGGTCGAATTTATCGATTATTTCAGTAAGAGTCGATCTGCTGTAAACTATTGTGAGATAAAAATCGAGATTTGAAGTGGAACCGCCAAGATTTGAGAGCCCGCCTATCGGCAAGCCTGAGATGTTTTTAAGGAGGGATGACATTCCTCCCGATTTCCCTGACTCGTAGGGGACAACAACGGCTGTGGATTCAAATTTTTCATCGATAAAGTAATAGACTGACAAGTATCCCAGTGCTGCAGTGAGGACTGCAACAAACAAGAGGAGGAATTTTTTCCTGACAAGTACAACCAGGATATCAAGCATTTCAATTTTTCGCTCTTCAGTCATTTCTGTTTTCTGTTATTTTTCAAATTATGGTCTGCGGATAAAAAGAATTTTAAATCAAACTGCAATATAATTATTTTGTAAGCTAAAAATTGAGAAGGAGTTCGGGCACCCCCCGTTCAGGTTCCTTTTATACTTTTATACCCGAAACATTATTGATATATTTCCCCGATTAAATTTTTAAATTAGAACGATCAATGATGTCCGGAACCAAAAACAGAAGTGCTGTATTATTGCTCCTGCCGTTGCTTTCACTGCTTTTCGCATCATGCAACAACTCAATTGTGAACCCCGTCGCTGAAGAATTACCAAACCGGAATGACACCGTCACTTCCCCGGGAATAGAGAATGTTTATCCTGTGCCATCAGAGCCTCAACTTGCCTGGCAGGATGCTGAACTTGTAATGTTCATTCATTACGGAATGAATACATTTACGGGCAAGGATATCGGAGAGGGGAACGAAAGTCCATCCCTTTTTAATCCGCCCAAAGTTGATGTGAAGCAATGGGTATCTGTTGCAAAAGCGGCAGGTTTCAAATATCTCATTCTTACTGCGAAACACCACGACGGATTTTGCATCTGGCAGACCGATTACACCGAACATTCCATTAAAAACAGTCCTTATCAGGTTGGAAGAGGGGACATAGTAAAGGAGTTTTCCGATGAGTGTGCCGCACAGGGAATGAAATTCGGCTACTATCTTTCGATGTGGGACAGGAACTCCCCACTCTACGGTACTCCCGCTTATAACGATTATTACAGAGATCAAACAAGAGAGCTTTGCACAAAATATGGTGAAGTAAACGAGATTTGGCTTGACGGATACCTGGGGAGGAATCCGGTAATTACACATCCGATGTTCGACTGGTTGAGTTTCGCCCAACTTTCGAAGGCACTTCAACCGAAGTCTCTAATGGCGATAATGGGCCCTGATATAAGATGGGTTGGTAACGAGGACGGTCTCGGGTCGGAAACCGACTGGTCATTCACTTATTCACATCCTGCACACCACGGAGTTTCAAATGTGGATGTCTGGTGGCCCACAGAATGTGATGTTTCGATAAGACCTGCCTGGTTTTACCATGATTATCAGGACAATGAAGTGAAATCTCCCGCCTACCTTGCCGATTTATACCTTAAGTCGGTTGGACGGAACAGTCAGCTTCTTCTAAATGTTCCTCCCACTCCTGATGGAGTCTTTCATGAGAATGATGTAAACAGTCTGCTCGGTTTTAGAAGAATTATCGATGATATATTCAGAACCAATCTTTTGCGGGGCGGAATTGCTTCAGCCAGTAATACCAGACTTGATGACACGCTTTTCTCACCTGCAATGGCAATCGACGGCAGCAGGGGTACTTTCTGGGTTACTGAAAGGGGAGTTGTGAGTGCTGACCTGACGGTGGATTTGGGGACTTCGAAGCGGATCAACTATTTTAGAATAGAGGAAGCTATAAGATACGGACAAAGAGTGAAGGGGTTCGAGATAGAGGGCTTCGTGAACGGTTCCTGGATTTTTCTCGCTGACGGGACTACCATTGGGAGGTCAAGAATACTAAAACTTGAGACTCCGGCAGAAGTAACCAAGGTAAGACTAAAAATTAAAGACGCACGGGGAGCCCCCGCAATCCGCCTTTTTGGTGCCTACTACTACGAAAATTAACTCTGTTTTAGAATATCTTCGAGAGCCTCGACAACATCGTTTACATCCTGATCCGTCAGTTTGGCAGAGAACGGAATTGAGAGGGTTCTTGCCGAAATGAAGTCAGAATTCGGGAAATCGCCGATTTTGTAGCCAAATTCCTGCTGATAGAACGGATGCCAGTTGAGTCCGAGGTAATGGACACCTGTTCCGATTTTCCTT
The nucleotide sequence above comes from Ignavibacteria bacterium. Encoded proteins:
- a CDS encoding alpha-L-fucosidase gives rise to the protein MSGTKNRSAVLLLLPLLSLLFASCNNSIVNPVAEELPNRNDTVTSPGIENVYPVPSEPQLAWQDAELVMFIHYGMNTFTGKDIGEGNESPSLFNPPKVDVKQWVSVAKAAGFKYLILTAKHHDGFCIWQTDYTEHSIKNSPYQVGRGDIVKEFSDECAAQGMKFGYYLSMWDRNSPLYGTPAYNDYYRDQTRELCTKYGEVNEIWLDGYLGRNPVITHPMFDWLSFAQLSKALQPKSLMAIMGPDIRWVGNEDGLGSETDWSFTYSHPAHHGVSNVDVWWPTECDVSIRPAWFYHDYQDNEVKSPAYLADLYLKSVGRNSQLLLNVPPTPDGVFHENDVNSLLGFRRIIDDIFRTNLLRGGIASASNTRLDDTLFSPAMAIDGSRGTFWVTERGVVSADLTVDLGTSKRINYFRIEEAIRYGQRVKGFEIEGFVNGSWIFLADGTTIGRSRILKLETPAEVTKVRLKIKDARGAPAIRLFGAYYYEN